In a genomic window of Sarcophilus harrisii chromosome 4, mSarHar1.11, whole genome shotgun sequence:
- the C4H7orf61 gene encoding uncharacterized protein C7orf61 homolog, producing MCLSWLYRLWEKLKLLFCPWTRSTIQLSTLVIPGSREKVLKEIGESKRVVNEDVREQSRTLLQVPQTAIYNVTSLMESFLNFGRKLGMGKTTTSQPSSLGLPQYMDSKEAEMLRDLYVVLWTMRERIRELVRRQERRRRRHSRPPVCTSSARGSKQDARNPL from the exons ATGTGTTTGTCCTGGCTATATCGTCTTTGGGAGAAGCTTAAGCTCCTG TTCTGCCCCTGGACAAGATCCACTATTCAGCTTTCTACTTTGGTGATACCTGGCTCCAGAGAAAAAGTATTAAAAGAGATAGGAGAGTCAAAGAGGGTGGTAAACGAGGATGTGAGGGAACAGTCAAGAACTCTGCTTCAGGTGCCCCAAACAGCTATATATAATGTCACCAGTTTAATGGAATCATTCCTGAATTTTGGCAGGAAACTCGGGATGGGAAAG ACTACCACTTCACAGCCTTCTTCTCTGGGGCTTCCACAGTATATGGATTCAAAAGAAGCAGAGATGCTGAGGGACTTGTATGTGGTCCTTTGGACAATGAGGGAGCGGATCAGGGAGCTAGTCCGACGGCAGGAGAGACGGAGGCGGCGGCATTCCAGACCCCCTGTCTGTACATCGTCTGCCCGAGGCTCAAAACAGGATGCCCGTAATCCCCTTTAG
- the TSC22D4 gene encoding TSC22 domain family protein 4, giving the protein MSGGKKKSSFQITSVTTDYEGPEGSGGGDSPTAMVSTLPTPRLPNGEPSSELGGKGTPRNGSPPPGAPASRFRVVKLPQGLGEPYRRGRWTCVDIYERDLEAPGLSRLLEGIRGATGGTGGRSLDSRLELSSLGLASLNSQPQGPTNWLRPPPTSPGLQARSFTGGLTHLAGGKGRAETPPLPTSSPQQHPLEPSDGGSTGVLAPHASTQLPTLWVETEMGPPATTSPIIRKKDGAPWLRKEEEERRQLPLQGSRPGSPALSLLQDTNLNRKSSDPFGASVQRLNLARSMLAIGSPLDGDDDSGSGSMVAIDNKIEQAMDLVKSHLMFAVREEVEVLKEQIRELAERNAALEQENGLLRSLASPEQLAQLPVSGTPRPGSLAPNGPSS; this is encoded by the exons ATGAGTGGGGGTAAGAAGAAAAGCAGTTTCCAGATCACCAGTGTCACCACAGACTATGAAGGTCCTGAGGGATCTGGAGGAGGCGACTCCCCTACAGCTATGGTTTCTACCTTACCCACTCCTCGTCTTCCCAATGGGGAGCCTAGCTCAGAGCTGGGAGGCAAAGGGACCCCTCGCAATGGCTCCCCACCTCCTGGGGCCCCAGCATCACGTTTCCGGGTAGTGAAGCTTCCCCAGGGACTAGGGGAACCGTATCGTCGAGGGCGTTGGACATGTGTGGACATTTATGAGAGAGACCTGGAAGCCCCTGGACTTAGCCGGCTCCTGGAAGGAATTCGGGGAGCCACTGGAGGGACTGGAGGTCGTTCTTTGGACTCTAGGCTAGAGTTGTCCAGTTTGGGCCTGGCTTCCCTGAACTCCCAGCCTCAGGGCCCAACTAATTGGCTTCGCCCACCCCCAACTTCCCCTGGCCTTCAGGCCAGATCTTTCACTGGGGGACTAACCCACCTGGCAGGGGGCAAGGGGAGGGCTGAAACTCCACCCCTTCCAACTTCTTCACCCCAGCAGCATCCCCTGGAACCCAGTGATGGGGGCAGTACAGGGGTACTGGCACCACATGCCTCAACCCAGCTGCCTACCCTTTGGGTAGAGACAGAGATGGGACCCCCAGCAACAACTTCTCCAATCATTAGAAAGAAGGATGGAGCCCCTTGGctgaggaaagaggaggaggaaagaagacag CTCCCTCTCCAAGGCTCCCGACCTGGCTCTCCAGCCCTCTCCCTCCTCCAGGATACCAATCTCAACCGGAAATCCTCAGACCCCTTTGGAGCCTCTGTTCAGCGCCTGAATCTGGCTCGATCTATGCTTGCAATTGGTAGCCCCCttgatggtgatgatgacag TGGCTCTGGAAGCATGGTTGCCATTGACAACAAGATTGAACAAGCCATG GACTTGGTGAAGTCTCACCTAATGTTTGCAGTTCGGGAGGAAGTAGAAGTTCTGAAGGAACAGATCCGAGAACTTGCTGAACGAAATGCAGCCCTGGAGCAAGAAAATGGATTGCTTCGGTCTCTGGCCAGCCCTGAACAGCTGGCCCAACTTCCAGTCTCTGGGACCCCTCGCCCGGGATCCCTTGCCCCAAATGGGCCCTCTTCATGA